Proteins from a genomic interval of Rosa chinensis cultivar Old Blush chromosome 2, RchiOBHm-V2, whole genome shotgun sequence:
- the LOC112188555 gene encoding ubiquinone biosynthesis O-methyltransferase, mitochondrial, which translates to MAMTWKLLKQLRPPPYTATASTSLHRPRFLNFQNATRLFSDQPPLPPPSGEPPPIPPPQNSHSPSPSSLNQAELAKFAAIAGTWWDSEGPFKPLHAMNPTRLAFIRSTLCRHFRRDPLSARPFEGLKFIDVGCGGGILSEPLARMGASVTGVDAVEKNIKIARLHADLDPVTSSIEYHCTTAEKLVDEQRSFDAVFALEVIEHVANPAEFCKSLSALTVPDGATVISTINRSMRAYATAIIAAEYLLHWLPKGTHQWSSFLTPEELVLILERASISVQEMAGFAYNPLTGRWSISDDVSVNFIAYGTKTETATL; encoded by the exons ATGGCCATGACTTGGAAGCTCCTGAAGCAACTCCGACCACCACCGTACACGGCCACCGCCTCTACGAGCCTCCACCGCCCTCGATTTCTCAACTTCCAAAATGCCACTCGGCTCTTCTCCGATCAGCCTCCGCTGCCTCCTCCCTCCGGAGAGCCTCCGCCGATTCCACCGCCTCAAAACTCTCACTCTCCCTCGCCGTCGTCGCTGAACCAGGCAGAGCTCGCTAAGTTCGCCGCCATTGCCGGAACCTG GTGGGATTCTGAAGGACCGTTCAAACCTTTGCATGCGATGAATCCTACAAGGCTCGCCTTCATTCGCTCAACGCTGTGTCGTCATTTCAG GAGGGATCCATTATCTGCTAGGCCATTTGAAGGGCTCAAGTTTATTGATGTTGGCTGTGGTGGTGGAATTCTGTCTGAG CCTTTAGCACGCATGGGAGCTTCTGTGACTGGAGTTGATGCTGTTGAGAAAAATATCAAGATAGCTCGCCTTCATGCT GACTTGGATCCGGTGACCTCAAGCATTGAATATCATTGCACAACAGCTG AAAAACTAGTTGACGAGCAGAGGAGTTTTGATGCTGTGTTTGCTTTAGAG GTAATTGAGCACGTGGCGAATCCTGCTGAGTTCTGCAAATCTCTGTCTGCCTTAACTGTTCCTGATGGAGCTACTGTGATTTCAACTATTAACCGTTCTATGAGAGCATATGCTACTGCGATTATTGCTGCCGAGTATCTCCTCCACTGG CTTCCTAAAGGTACACATCAATGGTCCAGTTTCCTTACCCCTGAAGAACTAGTCTTGATCCTGGAGCGTGCTTCTATTTCG GTCCAAGAGATGGCTGGATTTGCATACAACCCTTTGACAGGAAGATGGTCTATATCTGATGATGTTAGTGTAAACTTTATCGCTTATGGTACCAAAACAGAAACAGCCACTTTATAA
- the LOC112189787 gene encoding receptor like protein 29, with protein MLQQTKPPYLDTMYCSFSNSLSLLLLLLILPLSSSIPSVSNSNAHHSTNTINMVPSEAETLFTIMESMSSDQTWRVSFPKPCQPGQTWPGIECKLGADNHLHVSRLDFGNHPNPSCKRTATFPSEISALPHLQSVFFFNCFTHTKTSFSVSRASNASSLQQLSLRSNPALVGPIPPQISSLKSLEILTLSQNRLTGKIPPEVFSLSSLVHLDLSYNMLTGTIPVQLGSLRNLQGLDLSYNMLTGSIPNSIGELVLLQKVDFSSNLLSGGIPEGIHQLSLLNFLALSNNKLHGQFPKGLEKLQSLQYLILDGNPMNITLPLELGKLVKLQELRLADSGYSGTIPESFSQLKNLSTLSLQNNRLTGEIPLGFGSLSHIYHLNLSRNMLGGVVPFNPSFLSRLGRNLDLSGNPGLCLSPSEAHILKIGVNVCGTNGNGSAILPLKNSQASSGLSKPFFLLTPALCVLGLHQILFLV; from the coding sequence ATGCTGCAACAAACCAAGCCTCCATACCTTGACACAATGTACTGTTCCTTCTCaaactccctctctcttcttctgcttcttctgaTCCTCCCACTCTCTTCTTCTATTCCTTCTGTCTCAAACTCAAATGCACACCATTCCACCAACACCATCAACATGGTTCCATCTGAAGCAGAAACTCTCTTCACCATCATGGAGTCCATGTCCTCTGATCAAACCTGGAGAGTCTCCTTTCCCAAACCATGTCAACCAGGCCAAACATGGCCTGGAATCGAGTGCAAACTAGGAGCAGACAACCACCTACATGTCTCAAGGCTTGACTTTGGTAACCATCCAAATCCAAGTTGCAAGAGAACAGCTACATTTCCTTCAGAAATCTCTGCTCTTCCACATCTTCAATCTGTGTTCTTCTTCAACTGTTTCACTCACACTAAGACCAGTTTCTCTGTTTCAAGAGCCTCCAATGCTTCTTCACTTCAACAGCTCAGTCTCCGGTCGAATCCGGCACTAGTTGGTCCAATCCCACCtcagatttcatcactcaagtcCCTTGAAATCCTTACATTGTCTCAAAACCGCCTCACCGGAAAAATCCCACCAGAGGTTTTCAGCTTGAGCAGCTTAGTACACCTTGATTTGAGCTACAATATGCTGACAGGCACTATCCCAGTCCAACTAGGCAGTCTCAGAAACCTTCAAGGCCTTGATTTGAGCTACAATATGCTCACTGGGTCAATCCCAAACTCAATTGGGGAACTGGTGTTGCTTCAGAAAGTTGACTTCAGCTCAAATTTGCTCAGTGGGGGCATTCCTGAGGGAATTCATCAGCTCAGTTTGTTGAATTTCCTGGCTTTGAGCAACAACAAATTGCATGGACAATTCCCAAAAGGTTTGGAGAAACTGCAAAGCTTGCAGTATTTAATTTTAGATGGTAATCCAATGAACATAACTCTGCCATTGGAGCTTGGTAAGTTGGTGAAACTTCAAGAACTCAGGCTTGCTGATTCTGGGTACTCAGGTACTATACCAGAAAGCTTTTCACAGCTCAAGAACTTGAGCACTTTGTCATTGCAGAACAACCGTCTAACCGGTGAAATTCCGCTTGGTTTTGGCAGTCTCTCACACATATACCACTTGAATCTTAGTAGGAACATGTTGGGTGGTGTTGTGCCTTTCAATCCAAGTTTCTTGAGtaggttgggaaggaacttggATCTTAGTGGAAACCCTGGTCTCTGCTTGAGTCCCTCTGAAGCACATATTTTGAAGATTGGAGTTAATGTTTGTGGAACCAATGGCAATGGTTCTGCTATCCTTCCATTGAAGAATTCTCAAGCTTCATCTGGGCTCTCTAAACCGTTCTTTCTCCTTACACCTGCTTTATGTGTTTTGGGATTGCATCAGATATTGTTTCTAGTATAA